The Streptomyces europaeiscabiei genome window below encodes:
- the glgP gene encoding alpha-glucan family phosphorylase → MKAIRRFTVRPVLPEALHPLSELARNLRWSWHAETRDLFQSVDPERWASSGGDPVRLLGSVSTRRLAELTEDRRFLRRLTAAADDLRDYVTGDRWYQEQGRGEAQGQTRAQTSELPSAIAYFSPEFGITAALPQYSGGLGILAGDHLKAASDLGVPLIGVGLLYRHGYFRQSLSRDGWQQEHYPVLDPNELPLVPLQEADGSPAQVGLALPGGRRLHARIWQAQVGRVPLLLLDSDVEENDLGERGVTDRLYGGGSEHRLLQEMLLGIGGVRAVRTYCRLTGHAGPEVFHTNEGHAGFLGLERIAELRDEGLDFDAGLEAVRSGTVFTTHTPVPAGIDRFDRELVARHFGPDAELPRIDVGRILGLGMETYAGGDPNVFNMAVMGLRLAQRANGVSLLHGQVSREMFSGLWPGFDPDEVPITSVTNGVHAPTWVAPEVFRLGARQIGAERTEDAMTVGGSERWDAVGDISDQDIWDLRRDLREQLVVEVRERLSASWRQRGAGTAELGWIDGVLDPDVLTIGFARRVPSYKRLTLMLRDPDRLMELLLHPERPVQIVIAGKAHPADDGGKRLIQELVRFADDPRVRHRIVFLPDYGMAMAQKLYPGCDVWLNNPLRPLEACGTSGMKAALNGCLNLSVLDGWWDEWFRPDFGWAIPTADGTATDDDRRDDLEASALYELLEQRVAPRFYERGQGGLPDRWIEMVRETLTHLGPKVLAGRMVREYVERLYAPAARAHRSLVPDVARELSEWKARVRGAWHRVTVDHVETSAAPLSTAAELGATLVLRVRVGLGELVPDDVEVQAVSGRVDTDDRITDATYVPLKPTSGPDDEGRWGYEGPLSLDRTGSFGYTVRILPAHRLLASAAELGLVAVPSEEMGEQAGVLLR, encoded by the coding sequence GTGAAGGCCATCCGCAGATTCACCGTCCGACCCGTCCTGCCCGAAGCCCTCCATCCGCTCAGCGAGCTGGCGCGCAATCTGCGCTGGTCCTGGCACGCGGAGACCCGTGACCTCTTCCAGTCGGTCGACCCCGAGCGCTGGGCCTCCTCCGGCGGCGACCCCGTGCGCCTGCTCGGCTCCGTCTCCACCCGGCGGCTCGCCGAACTCACCGAGGACCGGCGCTTCCTGCGCCGGCTGACCGCCGCCGCCGACGACCTGCGTGACTACGTCACCGGGGACCGCTGGTACCAGGAGCAGGGGCGGGGGGAGGCGCAAGGGCAGACACGGGCACAGACGTCCGAACTCCCGTCCGCCATCGCCTACTTCTCGCCCGAGTTCGGCATCACGGCCGCGCTGCCGCAGTACTCCGGCGGCCTCGGCATCCTCGCCGGCGACCATCTGAAGGCGGCCAGCGACCTCGGCGTCCCGCTGATCGGCGTCGGGCTGCTCTACCGGCACGGCTACTTCCGGCAGTCCCTGTCCCGGGACGGCTGGCAGCAGGAGCACTACCCGGTGCTCGACCCGAACGAACTGCCCCTGGTGCCGCTCCAGGAGGCCGACGGCTCACCGGCCCAGGTCGGCCTGGCACTGCCCGGCGGACGCCGACTGCACGCCCGGATCTGGCAGGCCCAGGTGGGCCGGGTGCCGCTGCTGCTGCTCGACTCGGACGTCGAGGAGAACGACCTCGGCGAACGCGGCGTGACCGACCGGCTCTACGGCGGCGGCAGCGAACACCGGCTCCTCCAGGAGATGCTGCTCGGCATAGGAGGAGTGCGGGCCGTACGGACGTACTGCCGTCTCACCGGTCACGCCGGGCCCGAGGTCTTCCACACCAACGAGGGTCACGCCGGCTTCCTCGGCCTGGAACGCATCGCCGAACTCCGCGACGAGGGGCTCGACTTCGACGCCGGACTGGAGGCGGTCCGCTCCGGCACGGTCTTCACCACCCACACCCCCGTCCCCGCCGGCATCGACCGCTTCGACCGCGAGCTGGTCGCCCGCCACTTCGGCCCCGACGCCGAACTCCCGCGCATCGACGTGGGCCGCATCCTGGGGCTGGGCATGGAGACGTACGCGGGCGGCGACCCGAACGTCTTCAACATGGCGGTGATGGGGCTGCGGCTCGCCCAGCGCGCCAACGGTGTCTCCCTGTTGCACGGGCAGGTCAGCCGGGAGATGTTCTCGGGACTGTGGCCGGGGTTCGACCCGGACGAGGTGCCGATCACCTCGGTCACCAACGGCGTGCACGCCCCGACCTGGGTGGCCCCGGAAGTCTTCCGCCTCGGCGCCCGGCAGATCGGTGCCGAACGGACCGAGGACGCCATGACGGTCGGCGGCTCGGAGCGCTGGGACGCCGTGGGCGACATCTCCGACCAGGACATCTGGGACCTGCGCCGCGACCTGCGCGAGCAACTGGTCGTGGAGGTACGGGAACGACTGTCCGCCTCCTGGCGCCAACGCGGCGCCGGCACGGCCGAACTGGGCTGGATCGACGGAGTCCTGGACCCTGACGTCCTGACCATCGGCTTCGCACGCCGCGTCCCCTCGTACAAACGTCTGACCCTGATGCTGCGCGACCCCGACCGGCTGATGGAACTGCTGCTCCACCCGGAGCGTCCGGTGCAGATCGTGATCGCGGGCAAGGCGCACCCGGCGGACGACGGCGGGAAGCGCCTGATCCAGGAGCTGGTGCGGTTCGCGGACGACCCGCGCGTCCGCCACCGGATCGTGTTCCTCCCCGACTACGGCATGGCGATGGCCCAGAAGCTGTACCCGGGCTGCGACGTCTGGCTCAACAACCCTCTCCGCCCCCTGGAGGCGTGCGGGACGAGTGGGATGAAGGCGGCGCTGAACGGCTGTCTGAACCTGTCGGTGCTGGACGGCTGGTGGGACGAATGGTTCCGGCCGGACTTCGGCTGGGCGATCCCCACGGCGGACGGTACGGCGACGGACGACGACCGCCGGGACGACCTGGAGGCGTCGGCTCTCTACGAGCTGCTGGAACAGCGGGTCGCCCCGCGGTTCTACGAGCGCGGGCAGGGCGGCCTGCCCGACCGCTGGATCGAGATGGTCCGCGAGACCCTGACGCATCTGGGCCCGAAGGTGCTGGCCGGCCGTATGGTCCGGGAGTACGTCGAGCGCCTGTACGCTCCGGCCGCCCGAGCCCACCGGTCGCTGGTCCCGGACGTGGCCCGGGAACTGTCCGAGTGGAAGGCGCGGGTGCGGGGCGCCTGGCACCGGGTGACCGTGGACCATGTGGAGACCTCGGCGGCTCCGCTCAGTACGGCCGCCGAGCTGGGCGCGACGCTGGTGCTGCGCGTCAGGGTCGGTCTGGGCGAGCTGGTCCCGGACGACGTCGAGGTCCAGGCGGTCTCCGGCCGCGTCGACACCGACGACCGCATCACCGACGCGACGTACGTCCCGCTGAAGCCGACGAGCGGCCCCGACGACGAGGGCCGCTGGGGGTACGAGGGCCCGCTGTCCCTGGACCGCACGGGCTCCTTCGGCTACACGGTCCGCATCCTGCCCGCCCACCGGCTGCTGGCCTCGGCCGCCGAACTGGGGCTGGTGGCGGTGCCGTCGGAGGAGATGGGGGAGCAGGCGGGGGTGTTGCTGCGGTAA
- a CDS encoding M4 family metallopeptidase, with translation MQKESVLRRQSHRRTSHTGNTFGRSPRRRAAAGALVAVTALLAAAVQSGAATAAPEKAPSAAGKADPGALSMKLTPAQRAELIREANATKAETAEELSLGAKEKLVVRDVLKDRDGTVHTRYERTYDGLPVLGGDLVVETSKAGETEGIVKATKATIKVPSLTPTVTTGKAEKQALGAAKAEDAKSPEINRAPRKVVWAASGKPVLAYETVVGGFQHDGTPQELHVVTDATSGAKLYEWEAVETGTGNTVYSGQVTLGTTQSGSTYNLTDGARGGHKTYNLNRGTSGTGTLFSGPDDVWGNGAPSNLESAGADAHYGAALTWDYYKNVHGRSGIRGDGVGAYSRVHYGNNYVNAFWQDSCFCMTYGDGSGNANPLTSIDVAAHEMTHGLTSNTAGLNYSGESGGLNEATSDIFGSTVEFYAANSSDVGDYLIGEEININGNGTPLRYMDKPSKDGSSKDAWYSGIGSIDVHYSSGPANHFFYLLSEGSGAKTINGVNYDSPTSDGLPVTGIGRAKAEQIWFKALTTKFTSTTNYAAARTGTLAVTGELYGTTSAEYTAVQNAWAGINVGSRPGGGGGGGTSFESTTDVSIPDNGAAVTSPITVSGRTGNAPSNLAVAVDIVHTYVGDLQVQLVAPDGTAYTMKAYGTGGSSDNLNTTYTVNASSEVANGVWQLRVQDNAARDTGHISGWKLTFP, from the coding sequence ATGCAGAAGGAGTCAGTGTTGAGACGCCAGTCCCACAGACGCACCTCCCACACCGGTAACACCTTCGGCCGCAGCCCTCGTCGGCGCGCGGCCGCCGGCGCGCTCGTCGCCGTCACCGCCCTGTTGGCCGCGGCCGTCCAGTCGGGCGCCGCCACCGCCGCCCCGGAGAAGGCACCGTCGGCTGCGGGCAAGGCCGACCCGGGTGCGCTCTCCATGAAGCTCACCCCCGCCCAGCGGGCCGAGCTGATACGCGAGGCCAACGCGACGAAGGCGGAGACGGCCGAGGAGCTGAGCCTCGGCGCGAAGGAGAAGCTCGTCGTCCGTGACGTCCTCAAGGACCGCGACGGCACCGTGCACACGCGGTACGAGCGGACGTACGACGGCCTCCCGGTCCTCGGCGGCGACCTGGTCGTCGAGACGTCGAAGGCGGGCGAGACCGAGGGCATCGTCAAGGCCACCAAGGCGACCATCAAGGTCCCCTCGCTGACGCCCACCGTCACCACCGGCAAGGCCGAGAAGCAGGCGCTCGGCGCGGCGAAGGCGGAGGACGCCAAGAGCCCCGAGATCAACCGCGCGCCCCGCAAGGTCGTCTGGGCCGCGAGCGGCAAGCCCGTCCTCGCCTACGAGACGGTCGTCGGCGGCTTCCAGCACGACGGCACCCCGCAGGAGCTGCACGTCGTCACCGACGCCACCAGCGGCGCGAAGCTGTACGAGTGGGAGGCGGTCGAGACCGGCACCGGCAACACGGTGTACAGCGGCCAGGTGACCCTCGGCACCACGCAGTCCGGCTCGACGTACAACCTCACCGACGGCGCGCGCGGCGGCCACAAGACGTACAACCTCAACCGCGGCACCTCCGGCACCGGGACCCTGTTCTCCGGCCCCGACGACGTGTGGGGCAACGGCGCCCCGTCGAACCTGGAGTCGGCCGGCGCCGACGCCCACTACGGCGCGGCGCTCACCTGGGACTACTACAAGAACGTGCACGGCCGCAGCGGCATCCGCGGCGACGGCGTCGGCGCCTACTCGCGCGTGCACTACGGCAACAACTACGTCAACGCATTCTGGCAGGACTCCTGCTTCTGCATGACGTACGGCGACGGCTCGGGCAACGCCAACCCGCTGACGTCGATCGACGTGGCCGCGCACGAGATGACCCACGGCCTCACGTCCAACACAGCCGGTCTCAACTACTCCGGCGAGTCCGGCGGTCTGAACGAGGCCACCTCGGACATCTTCGGCTCGACGGTCGAGTTCTACGCGGCGAACTCCTCCGACGTCGGTGACTACCTCATCGGCGAGGAGATCAACATCAACGGCAACGGCACGCCGTTGCGCTACATGGACAAGCCAAGCAAGGACGGCTCGTCCAAGGACGCCTGGTACTCGGGCATCGGCTCGATCGACGTGCACTACTCGTCGGGCCCCGCGAACCACTTCTTCTACCTCCTCTCCGAGGGCAGCGGCGCCAAGACCATCAACGGCGTCAACTACGACTCGCCCACCTCGGACGGTCTCCCGGTGACGGGCATCGGCCGCGCCAAGGCGGAGCAGATCTGGTTCAAGGCGCTGACCACGAAGTTCACCTCGACGACCAACTACGCGGCGGCCCGCACCGGCACGCTCGCGGTCACCGGTGAGCTGTACGGCACCACGTCCGCCGAGTACACGGCGGTGCAGAACGCGTGGGCGGGCATCAACGTGGGCTCGCGGCCCGGCGGTGGCGGGGGCGGCGGTACCTCGTTCGAGAGCACGACCGACGTGTCGATTCCGGACAACGGCGCGGCGGTCACCTCGCCGATCACCGTCTCCGGCCGGACCGGCAACGCCCCCTCGAACCTCGCGGTCGCCGTGGACATCGTCCACACCTACGTCGGTGACCTCCAGGTCCAGCTGGTCGCCCCCGACGGCACGGCGTACACCATGAAGGCGTACGGCACCGGCGGCAGCTCGGACAACCTCAACACCACATACACCGTGAACGCGTCCTCCGAAGTCGCGAACGGTGTCTGGCAGTTGCGGGTCCAGGACAACGCGGCCCGGGACACCGGCCACATCAGCGGCTGGAAGCTGACGTTCCCGTAG
- a CDS encoding M4 family metallopeptidase, translated as MTPFYARRKSTTLALATAVAAGALLTTGLTSGATAQPAPVADKAQPAGAPVKLTPAARTALIKKADAATAETADEIGLGAKEELVVRDVLKDADGTVHTRYERTFGDLPVLGGDLVVHESKAGDIKSVTKATKAAVKVSDLTADVTKATAEKQALKAAKAEGSTKTEADKAPRKVVWAASGKPALAYETVVGGFQHDGTPQQLHVITDAETGKKLYEFEAIQTGTGNSKYNGSVTIGTTLSGSTYNLTDATRGNHKTYNKARATSSSAGTLFTDANDVWGTGSVTSSSTDQNAAVDAHYGAQVTWDFYKNVLGRNGIKNNGVAAYSRVHYGNAYVNAFWDDSCFCMTYGDGAGNIKPLTSLDVAGHEMSHGLTSNTAGLNYSGESGGLNEATSDILGTAVEFYAANSSDVGDYLIGEKVDIRGNGTPLRYMDQPSKDGSSANYWSSSLGSLDVHYSSGPANHFFYLLSEGSGAKTINGVSYNSPTSNGATITGIGRAKAVQIWYKALSTYMTSTTNYKGARTATLNAASSLYGSGSTEYAAVNAAWAAVNVNA; from the coding sequence GTGACTCCGTTCTACGCGCGTCGCAAGAGCACCACGCTGGCCCTCGCGACCGCTGTCGCCGCCGGTGCGCTGCTGACCACCGGGCTGACCTCCGGTGCCACCGCCCAGCCCGCGCCCGTCGCGGACAAGGCCCAGCCTGCCGGTGCCCCGGTCAAGCTGACCCCCGCCGCGCGCACCGCCCTGATCAAGAAGGCGGACGCGGCCACGGCCGAGACCGCCGACGAGATAGGCCTGGGCGCCAAGGAGGAACTGGTCGTCCGCGACGTCCTCAAGGACGCGGACGGCACGGTCCACACGCGCTACGAGCGCACGTTCGGCGACCTCCCGGTCCTCGGCGGCGACCTGGTCGTCCACGAGTCCAAGGCCGGCGACATCAAGAGCGTGACCAAGGCCACCAAGGCCGCCGTCAAGGTCTCCGACCTCACCGCGGACGTCACCAAGGCCACCGCCGAGAAGCAGGCGCTGAAGGCCGCCAAGGCCGAGGGCTCCACCAAGACCGAGGCCGACAAGGCCCCGCGCAAGGTCGTCTGGGCGGCGAGCGGCAAGCCCGCGCTCGCCTACGAGACGGTCGTCGGCGGCTTCCAGCACGACGGCACCCCGCAGCAGCTCCACGTGATCACCGACGCGGAGACCGGCAAGAAGCTGTACGAGTTCGAGGCCATCCAGACCGGCACCGGCAACAGCAAGTACAACGGCTCGGTCACCATCGGCACGACCCTGTCGGGCTCGACGTACAACCTGACGGACGCCACCCGTGGCAACCACAAGACGTACAACAAGGCCCGCGCCACGTCGTCCTCGGCCGGCACGCTGTTCACCGACGCCAACGACGTCTGGGGCACCGGCAGCGTCACCAGCTCCTCGACCGACCAGAACGCCGCCGTGGACGCCCACTACGGCGCCCAGGTCACCTGGGACTTCTACAAGAACGTCCTCGGCCGCAACGGCATCAAGAACAACGGCGTCGCCGCCTACTCCCGCGTCCACTACGGCAACGCGTACGTCAACGCGTTCTGGGACGACAGCTGCTTCTGCATGACGTACGGCGACGGCGCGGGCAACATCAAGCCGCTGACCTCCCTGGACGTGGCCGGCCACGAGATGAGCCACGGCCTGACCTCCAACACGGCCGGCCTCAACTACTCCGGCGAGTCCGGCGGCCTGAACGAGGCCACCTCCGACATCCTCGGCACGGCCGTCGAGTTCTACGCGGCCAACTCCTCCGACGTCGGCGACTACCTCATCGGCGAGAAGGTCGACATCCGCGGCAACGGCACCCCGCTGCGCTACATGGACCAGCCCAGCAAGGACGGCAGCTCGGCCAACTACTGGTCGTCGTCGCTGGGCAGCCTGGACGTGCACTACTCGTCGGGCCCGGCGAACCACTTCTTCTACCTCCTCTCCGAGGGCAGCGGCGCCAAGACCATCAACGGGGTGAGCTACAACTCCCCGACCTCCAACGGCGCCACGATCACCGGCATCGGCCGCGCCAAGGCCGTCCAGATCTGGTACAAGGCGCTGAGCACGTACATGACCTCGACGACCAACTACAAGGGCGCCCGCACGGCGACCCTGAACGCGGCGTCCTCCCTCTACGGCTCCGGCAGCACGGAGTACGCGGCGGTGAACGCGGCGTGGGCGGCGGTCAACGTCAACGCCTGA
- a CDS encoding DUF1990 family protein, which translates to MPATNGPLPEGPFTYDAVGATRDGHCPPDFNPMHVRSRIGEGTDVFDRAAHAVRTWEMHRALGVGIRASAPEAAPGVDVTVTLGGVIKAPCRVVWTVDEPRRKGWAYGTLPGHPECGEEAFVVDRTGDGTVWLTVTAFSRGAKWYARAGGAATRGLQHAYARRCGVVLRRLAGDPKA; encoded by the coding sequence ATGCCCGCAACAAACGGCCCGCTCCCCGAGGGTCCCTTCACGTACGACGCGGTCGGCGCGACCCGCGACGGCCACTGCCCGCCCGACTTCAACCCCATGCACGTCCGCTCCCGCATAGGCGAGGGCACGGACGTGTTCGACCGGGCCGCGCACGCCGTCCGCACCTGGGAGATGCACCGCGCCCTGGGCGTAGGCATACGCGCCTCCGCCCCCGAGGCGGCCCCCGGAGTCGACGTGACGGTGACGCTGGGCGGCGTCATCAAGGCCCCGTGCCGGGTGGTGTGGACCGTGGACGAGCCCCGCCGCAAGGGCTGGGCCTACGGCACGCTCCCCGGCCACCCCGAGTGCGGCGAGGAGGCCTTCGTCGTCGACCGCACCGGAGACGGCACGGTCTGGCTGACGGTCACGGCCTTCAGCCGGGGCGCGAAGTGGTACGCACGGGCGGGCGGGGCGGCGACGAGGGGGTTGCAGCATGCGTATGCGCGGCGGTGCGGGGTGGTGTTGCGGCGGTTGGCGGGGGACCCGAAGGCGTGA